DNA from Sulfurimonas xiamenensis:
ACTTATTAACTTTATGCTGAATTTTAATTCAAAAAGAGGTTTTACGGAGGTCAGTGTGCCTTCTATAGTAAATAGAACTGCATTGGAAGGAACAGGACAGCTTCCAAAATTTGAAGACGACCTTTATAAAATAGAAGATCAAGAGTTGTTTTTAATTCCAACGGCAGAAGTTCCGGTTACAAATCTATATCAAGATGAGATTTTGCCGGCTGATGCACTGCCTATAAAAATGACTGCTTACACATCATGTTTTAGAAAAGAGGCAGGTGCGGCAGGTCGTGATACAAGAGGTATGATAAGACAGCATCAATTTCACAAAGTTGAACTTGTCTCTATAACAAAGCCTGAAGATAGCGATAAAATATTTGATGAAATGGTTCAAACTGCTTCAGATATACTTACCGAACTTGAACTTCCGCATCGTCTTGTCACACTTTGTGCCGGAGACTTAGGATTTGGTGCAGCTAAAACCGTAGACTTGGAAGTTTGGCTTCCGGGTCAAAATAGTTACAGAGAAATAAGCTCAGTCTCAAATACCAGAGAATTTCAAGCTAGACGCGCAAAAATAAGATATAAAGATGGAGATAAAAACTCTTTTGTACACACTCTAAATGGTTCTGCATTGGCAGTGGGAAGAACTATGGTAGCTATTATGGAAAACTTTCAAAATGAAGATGGAAGCATCACTATTCCAAAAGCGCTTGAACCATATATAAATTAATATTATAAAATTCGGAAGTAGCTTATATTTCCGAATTTGTATTTTCTATTTTACTCTCAGTTGTAAAATATCCAATAAGAGATTCTGAAGCTGCAAGCTCATTGCCAACACTAATATTTAATCTAAAGTTAGAAGGCACATAGAGTGCTGTAACGCCGTTTAACATAAATCCGTATCTAGAGCCTTGAAGTATATTTTGAGCTTTTATAATATCTATGTCAATTGCCTTGAAACTTTGTTTTAGTATATGGGTAACTTTTATTTTATTGGATGATTTTTTATCAACAAAAATCAATTCTACATTTTCGTTAATATCTTTTGAGAGAGGATAAATAGAAGATAATCTTGCACCTCTGTAGATCGATATATCTTTTAATAATGATGTAAAAGGGGCTCTAAGAAGAGATACATTTAAATAATTACTCTCTACTTCTATTTTGTATGCGTAACTCTCTTTGCTATCCAACTCTTCTATTGAAACTACTTTTCCATCAACGGGACTAACAACACTGTTTTCCTGATAAAGCATATTTTGTCTCTCTGGATTTCTAAAAACAAAAAGAAAAAAAAGTGTCGTCAAAAAAGCAATAAACTGCAAAAAATCTAAATCAAGCAAAGTAAAAAGAAGAAGCGCTGCAACAGAAAATATTAAATAATTCCACCCCTCTTTTGCAACAGGTAAAAGATTATTCTTCATCTAATCCCTCTTTGTCATCTCTTTCTTTTTTTGAACTCTGTTCATCTTCAACCATTTTTGCATCAGCTTTTAACTCTTCTTCAATATCATCAACAACAAGATTTACTTTAGATTCTAATCCACTCTTTTTTTCAAAGTTTATAATAATTTCTCTAACTTCAGCACCTGTAACGCTCTCTTTTTTATAAAGAAGTTTCACCATATCTTCAATTGCACTTCTATACTCTTGAAGTCTTTGAACAACATGTTGATATCTCTCTTGAAGCGAACTTTTTATAAACTCATCCATGTCCTGCGCCATTTTTTCACTATATTCTCTACTCGCCTGCATACCTCCGCCACTCAAAAAAGATTGTCTACTTTTTTCAAGGACCATTAAACCTGCCACATCACTCATACCGTAAGTTTGAACCATTGATTTAATAATATCTGTCGCTCTTTCTAGATCATTCCCGGCACCCGTAGAAATTTCACCTATAAAAACCTCTTCCGCCGCACGCCCACCTAAAAGTACATCAACTTCTGCCCAAAGCTCATGCTTTTGCATCATAAATTTATTCTCTTCTGGCGTATTGAGCGTATATCCAAGTGCTGCTAAACCGCGAGGTACTATTGAGACTTTTGAAACTTTTTTAGCTCCCGGCGTTGTTTCAGCCATTAAGGCATGTCCGCTTTCATGATATGCAACAATTTTTTTCTCTTTTGGATTTATACGGCGAGATTTTTTAGAAAGTCCTGCTAAAGCTCGTTCCACTGATTCATAAAGATCTTTTTGTGTTACACTTTTTTGACTCTTTCTACCTGCAAGAAGTGCTGCCTCATTAACAATATTTGCCAAATCAGCTCCAGCTAAACCGGCTGTTAAGCGAGCAACTTCTTCGAGATCAACATCCTCATCCATCTTAACGCCTTTAACATGCACTTTCAAAATCTTTATACGACCTTCAAAATCAGGTTTATCCACCAATACCTGTCTATCAAATCGTCCCGGACGCAATAGTGCTTGATCAAGTATTTCAGGTCTATTTGTAGCTGCTAAAATAATAACGGGAGTATCTGTTCCAAATCCGTCCATCTCTGCTAAAAGCTGATTAAGAGTTTGCTCTCTCTCATCATTACCGCCCATATTAGCACCTGCCGCACGGCTTTTACCGATAGCATCGATCTCATCTATAAAAATAATGCTCGGTGCATCTTTTTTAGCCTGTTCAAAAAGGTCACGAACACGAGCCGCTCCGACACCGACAAACATCTCAATAAAACTAGAACCGCTCACCGAAAAAAATGGCACATCAGCTTCGCCTGCAACCGCTTTTGCCAAAAGAGTCTTACCAGTACCAGGGCTTCCTACAAGCAAAACGCCTTTTGGAATTTTTGCCCCGATTTCTACATAACGACCCGGATATTTCAAGAAATCAACAATCTCTTGAACCTCCTCTTTTGCCTCTTCTACCCCTGCTACATCGTCAAATTTAGTTTTAGGTTTTTCAGAGTTGATCATCTTTTTAGAGCCGCCCATCCCCAAAATACCGCTGCCCATACTTTTTTGCATTCGTCCGGCAAAAAACATCCATATTGCAATTATAATTAGAAATGGAAAAAGCCATCCAAACATCTCTGTAAACCAGTTTGTTTCGCTAAAGCCAACATACTCTATATTTTGTTTGTCCAATGATTCTGTTAACTTAGAGTCACCCGGCACAATTCTTGTCGTATATAGAGTTGCATTATCTGTGCCATATGCTTTAATGTAACTTTGCCCTATTTCAACTTTTCTTAGACTTTTAGACTCTATTAAAGATTTAAGTTCTGAGTAACTTATCTGCTTTGTTTTTTTACTGCCTGCTAGTGTTCCATCTGAGACACTATTTTCTCCAATTATGGCTTTAAAAAGCATGATAATTACTACTGAAAATATCGCAAAAGTTATAAGCGGATTTTTATTAAAAAAATTATTATTATTGTTGTCATTTTTATCGTTTTTGTTTTGCATATCTATTTTTTACCTTGCTTTAATATTAATGTAACCCATTCATCTTGAGTTATTTTTTCTTGAATTTCAAAATCTTGATAAAACTTTAAGACTTTTGATTCATATTTATTTAATATTCCTGATAATATAAGCAATCCGCCTGCTTTTAAAACATTTTTTAAATCATTTGCTATAAAAGTCAAAACATCAGCCACTATATTTGCTACAACAATATCATAACTATCTTTTGTCAAACTACAAGAGCCTTCCCATAAGTTTTCAAACTTTACTGAATTAAGTTTAGCATTTACTCTACTGTTTTCTATACACTCCGCATCTGTGTCACAAGCATCAACTATTGCACCAAGTTTAATTGCCGCTATACCGAGTATTCCGCTCCCGCATCCTACATCTAAAACTCTATCACCCTCTTTTACATATTTTGCAATAGCTTTTAGTGATGATGCTGTTGTAGGATGATGCCCTGTGCCAAATGCCAGTGCCGGATCAATAGCTATATTTATCAACTCACTGCTTGGTTCATCCCATGTAGGATGAATATAAAATTTATCAATTTGAATCGGTTGAACACTCTCTTGATACACTTTTATCCAGTCGCTGTTTTTAAGTTTTCTCTGTTTGCATTCAAGTTCAACATCTTTGCCTAAAGCTTTTTGCAAAGCTTCTGCAAACTGCTCAAGTCCCCAAACTATAGTATCAAGCTCTTCTTCGCTTCTAATAATAAAACCATTATCCGTCTCTTCAAAACCAATGGGCAAAGTATCTGTTAAAAAATCCGAAAAAAGCGAATGATAAGAAGATACAGTAACTGTTAATTCAAAATAATACTCCTGCATTAAATTAAAACACCCATAAAAATGCTAGATTTCTTTTTTAAATCTTTTGAAATAAACGGTTTTTCAATATAATCATTAATACCCGTTTTTTTTGCCTTTGCCAATGCACTTTTTATAGCATCAAACACCCTTAAACTATCATCAATAACAAGTAATTTCAAATGAAACCCTTCTCTTTAAATATCTATAAATCAATAAACTATAATAGCTAAATTTTATTTATTTTGCTATTAAGCAAAGCTTAACTAAGCAACTTAAACATTTTTGCTAAATCTAGAGTTCCTTCGTAATATGCTTTGCCTATAATAACACCATCTACCAAATTTGTAGCAATTAAAGCTTCGATATCTTTCTCATCTTTTACGCCACCGCTGGCAATAGTACTAATTCCGCTTGCTTTTGCGATATCTACAGTAAAATCCACATTTACACCACTTAGTGTTCCGTCTTTTGAAACATCAGTACAGATTATGGCTTCTACGCCGGCATTTGCAAATTCACTTGCCAAATCAGTCGCTTTCATAGAGCTTACTTCACCCCATCCTTCAACTGCGACAAATCCGTCAATAGCGTCTATGCCTACAGCAATGGGATATTTCGCCGCCATATCCTTAACAAATTTCGGATTTTTCACGGCAATAGAACCAAGGATTACTCTGTCTATACCGATTTCAAGCATCTTTTTAATTGTCTCTTCATCTCGAATGCCGCCGCCAAGCTCAAGCTTTACATTACAATTTTGTCTAATCTTAATAATCTGCTCTAGATTTTTCGGCTCTCCGGCAAATGCTCCATTTAAATCAACTAAATGTACCCATTTGGCACCCATCTCTTGAAATTTTTTCACAAGTATCCAAGGCTCATCAGAGTATATTTTAGCACTCTCCATAAGACCCTTTGTAAGTCTAACTGCTTTTCCGTCTTTTAAATCAATTGCAGGGTATAGTGTCATGTATATAAATCCTTTTTAATATATTATAACTTTATAAAATTTTCTAATATTTTGAGCCCATTTTTATGACTTTTTTCAGGATGAGGCTGAATTCCCATAACATTCTTATGAGCAACCGCAGAAGCAAACTCATAGCCATAAACAGTTTTACCGATAATGTCTTGCTCATTTTCACATACAGCATGATAAGAGTGAACAAAATATAGATAATGCTGTTCATCTAATCCTTTAAAAAGAGGATGCTCTTTTGTAAAGACTCTATTCCAACCCATATGAGGAATTTTCAATGCTTCACTGAACTTAGATGGGTCAAAAGCAACAACTTTTCCTTTTATAAGACCCAAACCTTCATGACTGCCAAACTCTTCAGAACTCTCAAACAAAAGCTGCATTCCCAAACATATTCCAAGCATATATTTACCGCTTTGCGCAAACTCTTTTATGGCTTCAATCATATTTCGTTCATGCAGATGTTGCATCGCGTCAGGAAAAGCACCAACACCCGGAAGTATCAACTTTTCATACTTTTTAAAATTTTGAGGATTACTCTCAACCACTGTTTTAGCACCTATCTTAGCAAATGCATTCTGAACACTTGCCAAATTCCCCATATTATAATCAACAATTGCTATCATTCATCAATCTTTAATTTTGTAAATTTTATATAAACAGCAAGCCCTATTAAAAGCATTGCAACTCCGCTTATTATATACATAGCATAAACTAATTTTTCCGGGTCCGTTATAGCAAACTTAAACACAAGCATAAGAGCTTCAATGGACAAAGCGATAATAATAGAACCCAAAAATCTAACCATAGTTTTATGTGGTCCTGAAATATTATGATCTCTTTCACGCCCCATTATCTCCTCTTCTATTATTGTTTTTGATAAATCAAAAATAGCCAGAGAGAGCGTTAAAAGAATTGTAGCTTCAAAAACATTTTTAGCATCAAAATGAACAGCTGATATCTCATAAATAAAAAAACTTTGCACGCCATTTATAAAAAGCAGCAAAGCAATAGCTACCAGTGCAAATGCAAAGAGAGCATAAGAGTATTTAAAAAATGTATAAAAAAATGTATCAGAAGTATTTAAACGAGATATTTTTAAAACTTCGTTAAGGGGCATATCCAAACATGCAATATACTTTAAATTGCCATTTTCATCAAAAATTGGCTGCGAAGCTGTTACGCACAATTCGCCTGTTAAAAGTGAAGGATAAGGGTCAGTTACAGTACATCTTCCCTCTCTAACGGCTCTATAGTAGTATGCCCTGTCAGCCAAAATTCTTCCTACATCCTGATCTCTTTGTGAGTGTTCTTGAAATGTCGGACTAATCTGCACCCCTTTGTTATCTAAAAGATAAACACCGTCACAGTTTTCAAGATCTCCTTTGATTTTTAAAAGTCTCGGCAGTATCATCTCTTGACTTATCGAAGGAAGTCTATTAGGAATATTTTTAGAAAAAAGATAACAAAAGTAGGCTCTTGCTTTTGTTCTGCCTCTTGAAAAATCCTGTATATCCGTTGGGACCATTTTTTGCCTTAAATTTTTGTATGATTATACCAAATGCTTTATAACAATTTTATAAGTTACCCTACTTTCATTTGATATAATCTATTTTTAAATTTATAGCTGGAGTTATTGAACAATGGGATTTAAACTATTTTTGCTATTTGAAAAATTTTTAATGATTCTACCGAAAAAAATACGAAAAGGTTTTTTTATTTTTTTGGCAAAAGTTGCATATTACCTCTCTTTTAGATACAGAAATGTTGGATTTGCAAACCTAGATTTTATATTCGGCGATAAACTTACACAAAAAGAGAAAAAAGAAATAATCAAATACAGTTTTAAAAACTTACTCTTAAACTTTTTGCATTTAATGGAAATCAGGCATATGAACAAAGAGAATTTCGCAAAAAAAATAACAGTAAAAAATATAGAAGCTGTAGAGAAAGTGCACGAACAAAAAAGAGCAGCTGTATATATAACTTCCCATTACTGTTCATGGGAGTTAGGCGGGATAGCGGTAGGAATTTTTGCTGAACCAATAGCCGCTGTTTATAAAAAAATGAAAAATCCAAATTATCAGAAGTGGGTACTTGAATCAAGATCAAACTTAGGAAATACATCATTAGAAAAATCTAGTGTAATTAAATCTCTTATAAAACTTGCTAAAAATGGCAAAGCCAGCGGTATTCTAATCGACACGGCTATTAGCTCCAGAGAAGGTGTAGAAGTTGAATTTTTAGGTAAAAAAGTGCATCAAACTGCAACACCATCCTATTTAGCAAGAAAATTCAATGCTGCAATTATTCCAGTTATCATAAAAACAGAAGATGAAGAAAACTATACTCTAACATTTTTTGATGAGATAGAGGTGCCAAAAACAGATAACGAAAAAGAGGATATTCAAAAAGCAACACAGCTTCAAGCTGACTGGCTAACAAAAGTCATAATAGATGACCCAAAATTTTGGTTCTGGATTCATCGTAGATTTAAAAATAGATATCAATATATTTATAAAAAAAAGACTTAAAAACTTTTTTGAGTTTTATGTTATACACTCTTTTGTTCTCGCCTCAAAAAGCTTCATAATAGTTAAGAAAAATGCAGTAATAGCAGGTCCTAAAATCATTCCCCAAAACCCAAAAGTAGTAAGTCCCGCAATAATGGCAAAAAAGATAATAAGCTCATTCATCTTTGCATCATCCTCTTCTAAAAGTCTTAGATTTATCTCTTTAATAATCAAAGGTTTTATAAAAGTATCTGCAACAACTGAAATAACAAGAATAGAATAAAGAGCTATAAATATTGCATTAGAACTATTGCCGACAGAAAATTCATAAAACATAAAAGGAAGCCACATAAGCGCTCCTCCGATTACAGGAATCAATGATGCAAATCCATACATAATTCCAAATAAAAGCCCATTGTACCCCATAAAAGAGATAGCAATCCCAAAAAGTATTCCTTGAAACATCGCATTAACAATTATAGAGTAAAAGACAACACTCATTACAGATGAGAGCTCTTTTGCTAAAAGTGTTGTCTCATCAACTGACATCTGGACAACTCTCTTTAAAAAATCTACTACATAACTCCCATTGTATTGAGCAAAAAAATAAAAAATTATCACTAAAAACGAATTTTTAAGATACCCTGCACTCATTGATCCAATATTTCCCGTTAAAGAGAGAACATAAGAAGCAATCGAATTTACATTAACTTCTTTCATTAAATCATCAGTATAGGGCTTTAAAAATGACAAATATTCAGGCGGATTTAACAAAAATTCCCTAATAAACACTTCTATATTTTTAAAAATTGTAAAATCCATGCTGTTTAATTTTATTGTCAATGTTGCCAAAAAATATCCTAGAGGCACAAAAAAGAGAACTGCCAACAAAAAACTTGAAATCAGTGCTGCAAAAAATTTTGATTTTACTGTTTTTTCAAAAAAATTCTGAATATTTGAGGTAGAAATTGCCAATAGCGCTGCAATAATCATTCCAAGCAAAAATGGAACATACAGAAGATACATCCAGTATAAAGAGGTGGCAAATAGTATGGCTACAAAGTATTGCGGTTTCAAAAGAGAGATCCTTCTTCATATTCAAAATTAACATTTAAAACATCATAAGTGTTTCTTGTTGCTTTTCTGCCCTTTGAAGTTCTCTCCAAATAACCATTTGCAATCAAGTAAGGCTCCAGCACATCCTCTACCGTTCCCTCATCTTCGCTAAGCGAGGCAGCTATCGTACTCAGCCCGATAGCTTTTCCTTTTGCTCCAATAAGAAGGTTTAAAAGCTTAATATCCATCTCATCAAATCCATGAGAGTTTATGCCAAGCTCCTCAAGCGCAAATTTTGTTCTTGAGTGTACAATTTTTTCCTCATTAGCGACATCTGCAAAATCTCTTACACGGCGAAGGAGTCTAAGCGCAATACGCGGTGTTCCACGACTTCTTTTTGCTATTTCAATACATGCCTCATGCACTATCTCTTTATTAAGTTTTACCGAAGCCTGCAAAATAATTTTTGCCAGCTCTTCAGGAGAGTAAAACTGCATTCTAAAATTCATTCCAAATCTATCACGAAGCGGATTAGAAAGCATTCCTGCTCTTGTAGTAGCGCCGATAAGAGTAAAACGCGGCAAATCTATCTTAACTGTTTGCGCAGCCGGTCCGCTTCCGATAATAATATCAATTCGGAAATCCTCCATAGACGAGTAGAGTATCTCTTCAACAGCTGGTGAGAGACGGTGTATCTCATCGATAAAGAGGATATCACCCTCCTCCAAATTTGTAAGAATTGCAGCCAAATCTCCGCTTTTTTCTATCATCGGAGCAGCTGTTACTTTTATATTTGCATTCATCTCGTTGGCGATAATTAGCGCTAATGTTGTTTTTCCCAATCCCGGTGGTCCAAAAAAAAGAACATGATCAAGAGCTTCTCTTCTTTTTTTACTCGCCTCTATAAAAACACCGAGATTTTTTTTAATCTGCTCTTGACCGATATATTCACTCCAGGCACTTGGACGAAGAGTCGTCTCTAAACTCTCTTCATTCTCAAACCTCTCTATCTCAACTAATCTTTCCATACTCTCTCTTAGTAAGTGTGTATTTCTTGAGGAAACTCTCTACTTTTTACCTCATCAGAATAATTTTTCACTGCATTTTTAACTAATAATGCTCCATCCATATATTTTTTTACAAATTTAGGTGTAAATTCTTCAAAAAATCCCAACATATCAGAAAATACGAGAACCTGCCCATCTACATCTTTTCCTGCACCGATGCCAATAACAGGTATTGCTACGCTTTTTGCCACTTCAGCTGCTACTTCAGCTTTTACACCTTCAATAACCATACAAAAAGCACCTGCTCTCTCTACCGCTTTTGCATCTTTAACAAGCTTTGCTTTTTCTTCTTCTGATTTCCCTTTTACTTTATAACCGCCTTCTGAACGAACTGCTTGAGGAAGCAGCCCAATATGTCCACAAACTGCTATTCCGTTAGAACAAAGATGCTTTATAATATGAGCTTTGTCTTCACCACCCTCGATTTTTACAGCATCAGCAGATGTCTCCTGAAAAATTCGTATCGAGTTTTTAAGAGCCTCTTCAGAATTTATATCTGTTCCAAAAGGCATATCACAAATAACAAAACTGTTCTTTGCTCCTTGACAAACTGCATTTGTATGATAAATCATCTGTTCAAGAGTTGCACTCAATGTATCATTTTTACCTGCAAAACTCATATTTAGACTATCACCTACTAAAATCATATCAGAACTTGGTTCCAAAAGTTTCGCAAAAAGAGCATCATAAGCTGTTATCATTACCAAAGGTTGAACACCTTTTGCTTTTTTAATACTGTTTATTGTCATTTTTTTAATCATTTGGCACTCTTTTTTTTCAATAGAAAATTTAATAAAAGAATTTTAACTAAATTAATGTAATAATGAATTAACTTTTATAGCCGACTTATAAATTTTATAAATATAAAAATTTATTTTAACAATAAAGTTAACTTGAAAGGATTTTAGAAAAGTGCTATAATTTAAACTCTATAGAGAAACTTTGTATAAATTTAAAAATATCTTAAATATTAAAAAGATTCTTAATTTAAATAATCTAACTTGGAAAACAATTGAAAAAATTAGTAGCATATATTACAGCTGGTTATCCTGAAAAGTCTTTTAGTGTTGATTTAGCATTTGCCCTTAGTAAGAACGGGGTAGATTTGCTAGAGTTGGGAGTTCCGTTTTCTGACCCTGTTGCAGATGGTCCATTGATAGAAAAAGCAAACTATAAAGCTTTGGAACTTGGTTTTAAATTTGAACATCTTTTAGATATTTCTAAAACAATTGCTCCCAAAGTAGATACATTATGGATGGGATATTTTAACAGTTTTTATCAACATAACCTAAACACATTAATTCCGCTTGCAAAAGAGATAGGAATAAGCGGATTTATCATTCCGGATCTGCCTTATGAAGAGAGTTTGGCATATAAAAATTTATTTGACTCAAATCATATATCAAATATTAGTTTTATCGCTCCAACTGACAGCGAAAGCAGAATTGCAGAGATAGTTAAAGATTCTAAAAAATTTATATATATGGTAGCATATGCAGGAATCACAGGTTCAGGTGCTTCAGAAGATCTTCAATCTGTACTGTCATCTATAAAAAAATATACCCAAACTCCGGTTTATGTGGGTTTTGGAGTTAATAAAAAAACTGCAAAAGATAAAGTAAAAGGTGCTGATGGAGTAATTGTCGGAAGTGCTTTTGTTGAAATACTGCTAGATTATAATTTAAATTATACGCAAAAAATAGCTAAATGCGGCGAACTGGCAAAAATACTAAAGAGTGAAATAAATAGTTAAAACTACTCTCTTAATGTTGCAATAAGCCGCTTTGGATAGATTATTAACTCCAAAGCGTCTAAAATATTTTTACAAACAATATCAGCATTTTTTAAAGTTTTTACCGAACACCCTTCATCACCTATTAAAGCTATAGAGATATTAGCTTCTTGCAACATTAAAGAGTCATTATTTCCATTTCCGATAGCAATAGAATTTTGAGCACCGATAGAGTTTAAAAAATCTTTTTTTTCTACTGTATGGTGAGTGCTCTTTAATACAATAATTTCGATATCAAACCCTTGTAACTCTTTCTGAACGCTTCCAAATGTATCTGCCGTTATCACAAAAACTTTAAAATCTTTTGTCAATTTTTTAAATAATTCGCCGACACCATTAAGCAATTTTCCATCTTTGGCTATGGTTCCATTATAATCACACACAATATTTTTAAGATCAAGAGTTTTATAGTTTGGGATTTCGATGAACATTTTGGTATCCATTGTTTTTTATTTTTTGCTGCTTGTTAAAAGCTAAAATATAAGAAAATATATATAAATTTTAGAAGAGTAAAGAAGTTATTTTAAATACAAAATGGTGCGCCCGACATGATTCGAACATGTGACCGCTGGTACCGCAAACCAGTGCTCTATCCAGCTGAGCTACGAGCGCACACCATCTCTATTAAAGAGAACGAAATTATATCACTCTTACCTTAGATAATAATAAATTCAACTCTTAAATTTCTAATTTTTTTGTGATTTCTTCTATTTTTTGTTCTTGTAAAAATAGTTCATGGTTTTTACGAACATATGCCTGAAGAAGCACTTTTAAATCATTATTTCCCTCAACATTAAAGTCTTTTCTCATCTGCTGTTCTAAAAAATGAGCAAAACCATCTTCTACATCTACATCAAAACGGCGGCCACCTATATTTAAACCAAGTTTTTTACTCATATATTTAAACCATTATTTCTTCTAATTTCTCTACTATTGACTCTATTTCTGAATCTTTCATGGCATTTTGTTCTATCAACTTTTCTATCTCTTGGTTTTTTATTTCACTCTCAGCTTTTAATTTAACCACCTCTAAACGAAGGGTTTCATTCTCCTGTTTAAGCAAATTATACTGTTCCACAACAGCTGATACTTTATCATTTAATTTTGTTAAAGTTGTTTGATTTTGCATAAAACAATCCTACCTCTTTTATATAATCATAATTCTATCATAATTTGATATAGGATATTTAATTATCATATTTTTTGTATGATTTTTTTTATAATATTTATTTTTATATTATTAAAAGCAACTTATATAATATAAATTAAATCTTTGACTTGATATAATGCCCGCGAGAAGCTCTTATAATCTTAAAAATTATTAAAAAATTATTCAAATATGGATAGAGTTTTCTAATGAATATAAAGGAATTATATGAAAAGAATAGTTATAAAAGTCGGTACGGCAGTTTTAACAGAAGATAATAATATCGCCAAAGAGCGAATGCTTAATCTTGTTACATTAATTGTTATGTTAAAGAAAAAATATGATGTTATATTGGTTACTTCTGGTG
Protein-coding regions in this window:
- the ruvB gene encoding Holliday junction branch migration DNA helicase RuvB, coding for MERLVEIERFENEESLETTLRPSAWSEYIGQEQIKKNLGVFIEASKKRREALDHVLFFGPPGLGKTTLALIIANEMNANIKVTAAPMIEKSGDLAAILTNLEEGDILFIDEIHRLSPAVEEILYSSMEDFRIDIIIGSGPAAQTVKIDLPRFTLIGATTRAGMLSNPLRDRFGMNFRMQFYSPEELAKIILQASVKLNKEIVHEACIEIAKRSRGTPRIALRLLRRVRDFADVANEEKIVHSRTKFALEELGINSHGFDEMDIKLLNLLIGAKGKAIGLSTIAASLSEDEGTVEDVLEPYLIANGYLERTSKGRKATRNTYDVLNVNFEYEEGSLF
- a CDS encoding lipid A biosynthesis lauroyl acyltransferase; translated protein: MILPKKIRKGFFIFLAKVAYYLSFRYRNVGFANLDFIFGDKLTQKEKKEIIKYSFKNLLLNFLHLMEIRHMNKENFAKKITVKNIEAVEKVHEQKRAAVYITSHYCSWELGGIAVGIFAEPIAAVYKKMKNPNYQKWVLESRSNLGNTSLEKSSVIKSLIKLAKNGKASGILIDTAISSREGVEVEFLGKKVHQTATPSYLARKFNAAIIPVIIKTEDEENYTLTFFDEIEVPKTDNEKEDIQKATQLQADWLTKVIIDDPKFWFWIHRRFKNRYQYIYKKKT
- the trpA gene encoding tryptophan synthase subunit alpha — translated: MKKLVAYITAGYPEKSFSVDLAFALSKNGVDLLELGVPFSDPVADGPLIEKANYKALELGFKFEHLLDISKTIAPKVDTLWMGYFNSFYQHNLNTLIPLAKEIGISGFIIPDLPYEESLAYKNLFDSNHISNISFIAPTDSESRIAEIVKDSKKFIYMVAYAGITGSGASEDLQSVLSSIKKYTQTPVYVGFGVNKKTAKDKVKGADGVIVGSAFVEILLDYNLNYTQKIAKCGELAKILKSEINS
- a CDS encoding AI-2E family transporter, coding for MKPQYFVAILFATSLYWMYLLYVPFLLGMIIAALLAISTSNIQNFFEKTVKSKFFAALISSFLLAVLFFVPLGYFLATLTIKLNSMDFTIFKNIEVFIREFLLNPPEYLSFLKPYTDDLMKEVNVNSIASYVLSLTGNIGSMSAGYLKNSFLVIIFYFFAQYNGSYVVDFLKRVVQMSVDETTLLAKELSSVMSVVFYSIIVNAMFQGILFGIAISFMGYNGLLFGIMYGFASLIPVIGGALMWLPFMFYEFSVGNSSNAIFIALYSILVISVVADTFIKPLIIKEINLRLLEEDDAKMNELIIFFAIIAGLTTFGFWGMILGPAITAFFLTIMKLFEARTKECIT
- the panB gene encoding 3-methyl-2-oxobutanoate hydroxymethyltransferase, yielding MIKKMTINSIKKAKGVQPLVMITAYDALFAKLLEPSSDMILVGDSLNMSFAGKNDTLSATLEQMIYHTNAVCQGAKNSFVICDMPFGTDINSEEALKNSIRIFQETSADAVKIEGGEDKAHIIKHLCSNGIAVCGHIGLLPQAVRSEGGYKVKGKSEEEKAKLVKDAKAVERAGAFCMVIEGVKAEVAAEVAKSVAIPVIGIGAGKDVDGQVLVFSDMLGFFEEFTPKFVKKYMDGALLVKNAVKNYSDEVKSREFPQEIHTY
- a CDS encoding HAD family hydrolase, whose translation is MFIEIPNYKTLDLKNIVCDYNGTIAKDGKLLNGVGELFKKLTKDFKVFVITADTFGSVQKELQGFDIEIIVLKSTHHTVEKKDFLNSIGAQNSIAIGNGNNDSLMLQEANISIALIGDEGCSVKTLKNADIVCKNILDALELIIYPKRLIATLRE